In Streptomyces sp. 840.1, one DNA window encodes the following:
- a CDS encoding acylphosphatase: MNEDVRLTAWVRGRVQQVGFRWFTRANALEIGDLTGFALNLDDGRVQVVAEGRRENCHRLLDWLRSDDTPGRVDGVTEIWDTPRGGYKGFAIR; the protein is encoded by the coding sequence ATGAACGAAGATGTACGGCTCACCGCCTGGGTACGCGGCCGAGTACAGCAAGTAGGGTTTCGCTGGTTCACCAGGGCAAACGCTCTGGAGATCGGAGACCTCACCGGATTCGCCCTCAATCTCGACGACGGCAGGGTGCAGGTGGTGGCCGAGGGGCGTCGTGAGAATTGCCACCGTCTGCTGGACTGGCTGCGTTCGGACGACACACCCGGCCGCGTTGACGGAGTCACTGAGATCTGGGACACCCCGAGGGGTGGATACAAGGGGTTCGCGATCCGTTGA
- a CDS encoding CAP domain-containing protein: protein MGRHRRSAAAPTAEATAERDAGRSRGERRRKRAGLPVRTGLLGVSAAMAVGAVAVASGLVPGGDNYLSSGSAADQVRSQGAPDLLTQGGSTTPPADRGTVSDTASRGTGRADGPTKSSPSADGKPSSSPSMTSGPAKEAGKKAAEKTEASKTAPSHKASASKAPAARATRSATAPASPSKAAPAPSTSAPAAPRTTAPPAGTSAQAAVLSLVNQERAKVGCSPVTASGPLTLLAQDFSDDMAARGFFDHTDPDGKTPWDRAAKAGVDGLGGENIARGQADAQAVMAAWMDSDGHRANILNCDYKTLGVGVHFGAGGPWWTQDFGF from the coding sequence ATGGGACGCCATCGACGCTCCGCCGCAGCTCCCACCGCTGAAGCAACCGCGGAACGGGACGCAGGCCGGAGCCGGGGAGAGCGCCGCAGGAAGCGGGCGGGCCTGCCGGTGCGTACAGGACTGCTCGGTGTCTCGGCGGCCATGGCCGTCGGGGCCGTCGCCGTCGCCTCCGGTCTGGTGCCCGGTGGGGACAACTACCTGAGCAGCGGTTCGGCCGCCGACCAGGTCCGCTCCCAGGGCGCCCCGGACCTGCTGACCCAGGGCGGCTCCACGACCCCGCCGGCCGACCGGGGAACCGTCTCCGACACGGCCAGCCGGGGCACCGGCCGCGCCGACGGTCCGACAAAGTCGAGCCCCTCGGCGGACGGCAAGCCCTCGTCCTCCCCTTCCATGACGTCCGGACCTGCGAAGGAAGCCGGGAAGAAGGCAGCGGAGAAGACCGAGGCCTCGAAGACGGCGCCGTCCCACAAGGCCTCCGCCTCCAAGGCCCCGGCCGCCCGCGCCACCAGGAGCGCCACCGCGCCCGCGAGCCCCTCCAAGGCGGCTCCGGCCCCCTCGACCTCCGCACCGGCCGCCCCCCGGACCACGGCGCCGCCCGCCGGCACCTCGGCCCAGGCGGCCGTGCTCTCCCTGGTCAACCAGGAGCGCGCCAAGGTGGGCTGCAGCCCCGTCACGGCGAGCGGCCCGCTGACCTTGCTGGCCCAGGACTTCAGCGACGACATGGCGGCCCGTGGCTTCTTCGACCACACCGACCCCGACGGCAAGACCCCCTGGGACCGTGCCGCCAAGGCGGGCGTGGACGGGCTCGGCGGCGAGAACATCGCCCGCGGCCAGGCCGACGCGCAAGCCGTGATGGCTGCCTGGATGGACAGCGACGGCCACCGCGCGAACATTCTCAACTGCGACTACAAGACGCTCGGCGTGGGTGTCCACTTCGGCGCCGGCGGCCCCTGGTGGACCCAGGACTTCGGCTTCTGA
- a CDS encoding helix-turn-helix domain-containing protein, protein MDENGGSGTDDCPGGDWLFDVFSKRCPSRATLEHATGRWGSLTLGALYEGSLRFNALRRRVDGVSEKMLSQTLQALERDGLVHREAQPTNPPRVDYELTPLGRQVAERLLALIDLVENRMSEVMAARERYDGIHATQASR, encoded by the coding sequence ATGGACGAGAACGGCGGCAGCGGGACGGACGACTGTCCGGGCGGCGACTGGCTTTTCGACGTGTTCTCCAAGCGGTGCCCCTCGCGCGCCACGCTGGAGCACGCCACCGGCCGCTGGGGAAGCCTGACGCTCGGCGCGCTGTACGAGGGCAGCCTCCGCTTCAACGCGCTGCGCCGCCGGGTCGACGGGGTGAGCGAGAAGATGCTCTCCCAGACGCTGCAGGCGCTGGAACGGGACGGGCTGGTGCACCGCGAGGCGCAGCCGACCAATCCGCCCCGCGTCGACTACGAGCTCACACCTCTTGGGCGCCAGGTCGCCGAGCGGCTGCTCGCGCTGATCGACCTCGTCGAGAACCGGATGTCCGAGGTCATGGCGGCCCGCGAACGCTACGACGGGATCCACGCGACCCAGGCGTCCCGGTAG
- the mutM gene encoding bifunctional DNA-formamidopyrimidine glycosylase/DNA-(apurinic or apyrimidinic site) lyase, producing the protein MPELPEVEVVRRGLQRWVTGRTVGEVEVLHPRAVRRHLAGGVDFAARLGGTRFGPAMRRGKYLWVPLDDTAGSLLGHLGMSGQLLVQPQDAADEKHLRIRIRFDDSIGTELRFVDQRTFGGLSLHDNNPEGVPDTIAHIARDPLDPEFDDAAFHTALRLRRTTVKRALLDQSLISGVGNIYADEALWRAKLHYDRPTATLTRPKSAELLGHVRDVMNAALQQGGTSFDSLYVNVNGESGYFDRSLDAYGREDEPCHRCGTPMRRRAWMNRSSYFCPRCQRPPRAAG; encoded by the coding sequence GTGCCCGAGCTGCCCGAGGTGGAAGTCGTACGGCGCGGTCTCCAGCGCTGGGTGACCGGGCGCACGGTCGGTGAGGTCGAGGTACTGCACCCGCGTGCGGTCCGCCGCCACCTCGCGGGGGGCGTGGACTTCGCCGCGCGGCTCGGCGGTACCCGGTTCGGGCCGGCGATGCGCCGGGGCAAGTACCTCTGGGTGCCGCTGGACGACACGGCCGGCTCGCTCCTCGGCCACCTGGGCATGAGCGGTCAGCTGCTCGTGCAGCCGCAGGACGCCGCCGACGAGAAGCACCTGCGGATCAGGATCCGGTTCGACGACTCGATCGGCACCGAACTCCGCTTCGTCGACCAGCGGACCTTCGGCGGCCTCTCGCTCCACGACAACAACCCCGAGGGTGTGCCCGACACCATCGCGCACATCGCCCGCGATCCGCTGGACCCGGAGTTCGACGACGCCGCGTTCCACACCGCGCTGCGACTGCGCCGCACCACGGTCAAGCGCGCCCTGCTCGACCAGTCACTGATCAGCGGTGTCGGCAACATCTACGCGGACGAGGCGCTGTGGCGCGCGAAGCTGCACTACGACCGGCCGACCGCGACCCTGACCCGCCCCAAGTCGGCCGAGCTGCTCGGCCACGTCCGCGATGTGATGAACGCGGCACTGCAACAGGGCGGCACCAGCTTCGACAGCCTCTACGTCAACGTGAACGGTGAGTCGGGCTACTTCGACCGCTCGCTCGACGCCTACGGGCGCGAGGACGAGCCGTGCCACCGCTGCGGTACACCGATGAGGCGCCGCGCCTGGATGAACCGGTCCAGTTACTTCTGCCCCCGCTGCCAGCGCCCGCCGCGCGCCGCCGGCTGA
- the rnc gene encoding ribonuclease III, with protein MSELSHAKKQADNVNTASSHTLLEGRLGYHLESALLVRALTHRSYAYENGGLPTNERLEFLGDSVLGLVVTDTLYRTHPDLPEGQLAKLRAAVVNSRALAEVGRGLELGSFIRLGRGEEGTGGRDKASILADTLEAVLGAVYLDQGLGAASELVHRLFDPLIDRSSNLGAGLDWKTSLQELTASESLGVPEYLVTETGPDHEKTFTAAARVGGVSYGTGTGRSKKEAEQQAAESAWREISAAAEAREAVADKAAADGGAADTPADPPPSTDVAPA; from the coding sequence ATGTCTGAGTTGTCCCACGCCAAGAAGCAGGCAGACAACGTCAACACAGCCTCGTCCCACACGCTTCTGGAAGGGCGGCTCGGGTACCACCTCGAGTCCGCCCTTCTGGTGCGTGCGCTGACCCACCGTTCGTACGCGTACGAGAACGGCGGTCTGCCCACCAACGAGCGGCTGGAGTTCCTCGGGGACTCGGTGCTCGGCCTGGTGGTCACGGACACGCTGTACCGCACTCACCCCGACCTGCCTGAAGGCCAGCTGGCCAAATTGCGGGCCGCGGTGGTCAACTCGCGTGCGCTTGCGGAAGTGGGCCGCGGCCTCGAACTCGGCTCCTTCATCCGGCTCGGCCGCGGTGAAGAGGGCACGGGTGGCCGGGACAAGGCGTCCATCCTCGCCGACACCCTTGAAGCGGTGCTCGGCGCGGTCTATCTCGATCAGGGCCTCGGCGCGGCCTCGGAGCTGGTTCACCGGCTCTTCGACCCGCTGATCGACAGGTCCTCCAATCTCGGCGCCGGCCTGGACTGGAAGACCAGCCTCCAGGAGCTCACCGCGAGCGAGAGCCTCGGCGTGCCCGAGTACCTCGTCACGGAGACCGGCCCGGACCACGAGAAGACCTTTACTGCTGCCGCTCGCGTCGGTGGTGTCTCGTACGGCACCGGCACCGGCCGTAGCAAGAAGGAAGCGGAGCAACAGGCGGCGGAATCCGCCTGGCGCGAGATCAGCGCCGCCGCGGAGGCGCGGGAAGCTGTGGCCGACAAGGCCGCTGCCGACGGAGGGGCCGCCGACACCCCTGCCGACCCGCCGCCGTCCACGGACGTCGCTCCGGCCTGA
- the rpmF gene encoding 50S ribosomal protein L32, whose product MAVPKRKMSRSNTRHRRSQWKAAVPTLVSCERCQEPKLQHIACPSCGTYNKRQVLEV is encoded by the coding sequence GTGGCTGTTCCGAAGCGGAAGATGTCGCGCAGCAACACGCGCCACCGCCGGTCGCAGTGGAAGGCTGCGGTCCCCACCCTGGTTTCGTGCGAGCGTTGCCAGGAGCCGAAGCTGCAGCACATCGCGTGCCCCAGCTGCGGCACGTACAACAAGCGCCAGGTCCTCGAGGTCTGA
- a CDS encoding DUF177 domain-containing protein, which translates to MFDTHELGRRPGAMKRLTRSVDAPKDFGIDGVVGVPEGAPVELEVRLESVMEGVLVTGTARASAEGECVRCLEPLSLEVEADFQEMFSYPDADDRNRSKTADPVDDAEDDEDRFFLEDGLFDLESVLRDAVVLALPMQPVCRETCAGLCSECGVRLDENPGHHHEALDIRWAALQGLAETVQDGEKDNMGGAEPGVDEKQEK; encoded by the coding sequence GTGTTCGATACGCACGAGCTGGGTCGGCGTCCGGGTGCCATGAAGCGGCTGACCCGCTCGGTGGACGCCCCCAAGGACTTCGGTATCGACGGAGTCGTCGGTGTGCCGGAAGGCGCACCCGTGGAGCTGGAGGTCCGCCTCGAATCGGTCATGGAAGGTGTGCTTGTCACAGGCACCGCCCGTGCATCGGCCGAGGGGGAGTGCGTAAGGTGTCTGGAGCCGCTGAGCCTTGAGGTCGAGGCGGACTTCCAGGAGATGTTCTCGTACCCTGACGCCGATGACCGGAACCGCAGCAAGACGGCGGACCCGGTCGACGACGCCGAGGACGACGAGGACAGGTTCTTCCTCGAGGACGGCTTGTTCGACCTCGAGTCAGTGCTGCGTGATGCGGTGGTGCTCGCACTGCCGATGCAGCCGGTGTGCCGGGAGACCTGCGCCGGTCTGTGCTCCGAATGCGGAGTCAGGCTGGACGAGAACCCCGGTCACCACCACGAAGCCCTCGACATCCGTTGGGCGGCATTGCAAGGACTCGCCGAGACCGTTCAGGACGGCGAGAAGGACAACATGGGCGGCGCCGAACCTGGCGTCGACGAGAAGCAGGAGAAGTAG
- a CDS encoding cell division initiation protein — protein MDVQKKLDEIVEAVGSARSMPMSASCVVNRADLLAMLEEVREALPGSLAQAAELIGGHEQLVQQARQEAGRIIETAHAERGSLVSDTEIARRSQAEADRILGEARKDADEIRAEADEYVDSKLANFEVVLTKTIGSVDRGREKLLGRGQGFDEQGYEDPDFAEAPERSTDPATLQRRADEYVDTKLGAFEAVLAKTLEAVGRGRQKLHGRVATDDLGAHMAAQDAAGGQVHTSDEDHWAGLAEIATPQPQQVPQQADPQYPVQPEPQYPVQQEPQYAQTYAYQDQPQQDVYGYQQQPDPYAGYQQQGYDQNQVPLPAQGYDASWQQQPAQAQQQPLQQHGEGALDETSLFDTSMIDLDQLRRYEQER, from the coding sequence GTGGACGTGCAGAAGAAGCTCGACGAGATCGTCGAAGCGGTCGGGAGCGCCCGGTCGATGCCCATGTCGGCGTCCTGCGTGGTCAACCGCGCCGACCTGCTCGCGATGCTCGAAGAGGTGCGCGAGGCCCTGCCCGGCTCGCTCGCACAGGCCGCCGAGCTGATCGGCGGACACGAGCAGCTGGTCCAGCAGGCCCGCCAGGAGGCGGGCCGGATCATCGAGACCGCCCACGCCGAGCGCGGCTCGCTGGTCTCGGACACCGAGATCGCCCGGCGCTCCCAGGCGGAGGCCGACCGGATCCTCGGTGAGGCCCGCAAGGACGCCGACGAGATCCGAGCCGAGGCCGACGAGTACGTCGACAGCAAGCTCGCCAACTTCGAGGTCGTCCTCACCAAGACCATCGGCTCCGTGGACCGGGGCCGAGAGAAGCTCCTCGGCCGGGGCCAGGGCTTCGACGAGCAGGGCTACGAGGACCCGGACTTCGCCGAGGCCCCCGAGCGCAGCACCGACCCGGCCACGCTCCAGCGCCGGGCCGACGAGTACGTGGACACCAAGCTCGGCGCCTTCGAGGCGGTGCTCGCCAAGACCCTGGAGGCGGTGGGCCGGGGCCGGCAGAAGCTGCACGGCCGGGTCGCCACCGACGACCTCGGCGCGCACATGGCCGCCCAGGACGCCGCGGGCGGCCAGGTCCACACCAGTGACGAGGACCACTGGGCGGGACTGGCCGAGATCGCCACCCCGCAGCCGCAGCAGGTGCCCCAGCAGGCCGATCCGCAGTACCCGGTGCAGCCGGAGCCCCAGTACCCCGTGCAGCAGGAGCCGCAGTACGCGCAGACCTACGCGTACCAGGACCAGCCCCAGCAGGACGTGTACGGCTACCAGCAGCAGCCGGACCCCTACGCCGGGTACCAGCAGCAGGGCTACGACCAGAACCAGGTGCCGTTGCCAGCGCAGGGCTACGACGCCTCCTGGCAGCAGCAGCCCGCCCAGGCGCAGCAGCAGCCCCTCCAGCAGCACGGTGAGGGCGCTCTGGACGAGACCAGCCTGTTCGACACCAGCATGATCGATCTGGACCAGCTCCGACGGTACGAACAGGAGCGCTGA
- the coaD gene encoding pantetheine-phosphate adenylyltransferase: MRRAVCPGSFDPITNGHLDIIGRASKLYDVVHVAVMINQSKKGLFTVDERIDMIRRVTADFGNVQVESFHGLLVDFCKQRDIPAIVKGLRAVSDFDYELQMAQMNNGLSGVETLFVPTNPTYSFLSSSLVKEVATWGGDVSHLLPPLVREALAERLAQQ, translated from the coding sequence TTGCGCCGCGCCGTCTGCCCGGGGTCGTTCGACCCCATCACCAATGGACATCTCGACATCATCGGCCGCGCCTCGAAGCTGTACGACGTCGTACATGTCGCGGTGATGATCAACCAGTCCAAGAAGGGTCTGTTCACGGTCGACGAGCGGATCGACATGATCCGCCGGGTCACCGCGGACTTCGGCAACGTGCAGGTCGAGTCCTTCCACGGGCTGCTGGTCGATTTCTGCAAGCAGCGCGACATCCCGGCGATCGTGAAGGGCCTGCGGGCGGTCAGCGACTTCGACTACGAGCTCCAGATGGCCCAGATGAACAACGGGCTCTCGGGCGTCGAAACGCTCTTCGTGCCGACCAACCCGACCTACAGTTTCCTGTCGTCCTCCCTGGTCAAGGAGGTGGCGACCTGGGGCGGAGACGTCTCGCACCTGCTGCCCCCGCTGGTCCGGGAGGCCCTGGCCGAACGCCTCGCTCAGCAGTGA
- the rsmD gene encoding 16S rRNA (guanine(966)-N(2))-methyltransferase RsmD, with protein MTRVIAGSAGGRRLAVPPGTGTRPTSDRAREGLFSTWQALLGTLDGIRIADLYAGSGAVGLEALSRGAAHALLVEADAKAVRTVRDNVRTLGLPGAEVRAGKAEQIVTGPAPAEPYDVVFLDPPYAVTDDDLGEILVTLRSQGWLSGDALVTVERSTRGGEFSWPKGFEPLRARRYGEGTLWYGRAAATCEDAR; from the coding sequence ATGACCCGCGTGATCGCCGGCTCGGCCGGCGGACGCCGCCTGGCCGTCCCGCCCGGTACCGGCACCCGCCCCACCTCCGACCGCGCGCGCGAGGGCCTGTTCTCCACCTGGCAGGCGCTCCTCGGCACCCTCGACGGCATCCGGATCGCCGATCTCTACGCGGGCTCCGGCGCCGTCGGCCTCGAAGCGCTCTCCCGGGGAGCGGCCCACGCCCTGCTCGTCGAGGCCGACGCCAAGGCGGTCCGCACCGTCCGGGACAACGTCCGCACCCTGGGCCTGCCCGGCGCCGAGGTCCGGGCAGGCAAAGCCGAGCAGATCGTGACAGGACCGGCGCCGGCTGAGCCGTACGACGTGGTCTTCCTGGATCCTCCGTACGCCGTCACCGACGACGATCTTGGCGAGATACTGGTCACACTCCGTTCCCAGGGGTGGCTCTCCGGCGATGCGCTCGTCACCGTGGAGCGCAGCACCAGAGGCGGAGAATTCAGCTGGCCCAAGGGATTCGAGCCACTGCGGGCCCGTCGCTACGGCGAGGGAACGCTTTGGTACGGTCGCGCCGCCGCTACGTGCGAAGACGCACGATGA
- the recG gene encoding ATP-dependent DNA helicase RecG, translated as MDRVSAFDEPLKKLLGGATAKVMAEHLDLHTVGDLLHHYPRRYEERGRLTALTDLPLDEHVTVVAQVSDARVMAFNGGRGKRLEVTLTDGHGRLQLVFFGHGVHKPHKELLPGRRAMFAGKVSLFNRKMQLAHPTYQLLDAELTDEAGASEAVDAFAGKLLPIYPACKQLDSWRIAKAVDAVLPSAQEAVDPLPPALREGRGFTALPEALLKIHRPQTKADVEAARDRLKWDEAFVLQVALARRRYADTQLPAVARRPVPGGLLDAFDAKLPFTLTDGQLKVSKEIFDDLAAEHPMHRLLQGEVGSGKTMVALRAMLTTVDAGGQAAMLAPTEVLAQQHHRSITEMMGELAEGGMLGGAELGTKVVLLTGSMGVPARRQALLDLVTGEAGIVIGTHALIEDKVKFHELGLVVVDEQHRFGVEQRDALRSKGKQSPHLLVMTATPIPRTVAMTVFGDLETSVLDQLPAGRSPIASHVVPAKDKPHFLSRAWERVREEVENGHQAYVVCPRIGDDEDEAAAKKGKKAAEEDGEKRPPLAVLEIAEQLAKGPLTGLRIEVLHGRMHPDEKDDVMRRFAAGRADVLVATTVIEVGVNVPNATAMVIMDADRFGVSQLHQLRGRVGRGSAPGLCLLVSEAHEAAPARARLAAVAATLDGFELSRIDLEERREGDVLGQAQSGVRSSLRVLSVIDDEEVIAAARAEAVEVVAADPELEHLPELRLVLDALLDKDREEYLDKG; from the coding sequence ATGGATCGCGTGTCTGCGTTCGACGAACCCCTCAAGAAGCTGCTCGGCGGCGCCACCGCGAAGGTGATGGCCGAACACCTCGACCTGCACACGGTCGGTGATCTGCTGCACCACTACCCGCGACGGTACGAGGAGCGCGGCCGCCTCACGGCGCTGACCGACCTCCCGCTGGACGAGCACGTGACGGTCGTCGCCCAGGTCTCGGACGCGCGCGTGATGGCGTTCAACGGCGGCCGGGGCAAGCGCCTCGAAGTCACCCTCACCGACGGCCACGGGCGGCTCCAGCTGGTCTTCTTCGGCCACGGCGTCCACAAGCCGCACAAGGAGCTGCTGCCGGGCCGGCGCGCCATGTTCGCCGGCAAGGTCTCCCTCTTCAACCGCAAGATGCAGCTGGCCCACCCCACCTACCAGCTCCTGGACGCCGAGCTTACCGACGAGGCCGGGGCGAGCGAGGCCGTGGACGCCTTCGCCGGCAAGCTGCTCCCGATCTACCCGGCCTGCAAGCAGCTCGACTCCTGGCGGATCGCCAAGGCGGTCGACGCGGTGCTGCCCAGCGCCCAGGAGGCCGTCGACCCGCTGCCGCCCGCACTGCGCGAGGGCCGGGGCTTCACCGCGCTGCCCGAGGCGCTGCTGAAGATCCACCGCCCGCAGACCAAGGCCGACGTCGAGGCGGCCAGGGACCGGCTCAAATGGGACGAGGCCTTCGTCCTCCAGGTCGCCCTGGCCCGCCGCAGGTACGCGGACACCCAGCTGCCGGCCGTAGCCCGCCGCCCGGTGCCCGGCGGACTCCTCGACGCCTTCGACGCCAAGCTGCCCTTCACCCTCACCGACGGCCAGCTCAAGGTCTCCAAGGAGATCTTCGACGACCTGGCGGCCGAGCACCCGATGCACCGGCTGCTCCAGGGCGAGGTCGGCTCGGGAAAGACGATGGTCGCGCTGCGCGCCATGCTCACCACCGTGGACGCCGGCGGACAGGCCGCCATGCTCGCGCCCACCGAGGTCCTCGCCCAGCAGCACCACCGCTCCATCACCGAGATGATGGGCGAGCTCGCCGAGGGCGGAATGCTGGGCGGGGCCGAGCTGGGCACCAAGGTGGTCCTGCTCACCGGCTCCATGGGCGTGCCCGCCCGGCGCCAGGCCCTCCTGGACCTGGTCACGGGCGAGGCCGGGATCGTCATCGGCACCCACGCGCTGATCGAGGACAAGGTCAAGTTCCACGAGCTGGGACTGGTCGTCGTCGACGAGCAGCACCGCTTCGGGGTCGAACAGCGCGACGCCCTTCGCTCCAAGGGAAAGCAGTCGCCGCACCTGCTCGTCATGACCGCCACCCCCATTCCCCGTACGGTCGCCATGACCGTCTTCGGCGATCTGGAGACCTCCGTCCTGGACCAGCTGCCGGCCGGCCGTTCCCCGATCGCCAGCCATGTCGTCCCCGCCAAGGACAAGCCGCACTTCCTCAGCCGCGCCTGGGAACGGGTCCGCGAGGAGGTGGAGAACGGGCACCAGGCGTACGTGGTCTGCCCCCGCATCGGCGACGACGAGGACGAGGCGGCCGCGAAGAAGGGGAAGAAGGCGGCCGAGGAGGACGGGGAGAAGCGCCCGCCGCTGGCCGTCCTGGAGATCGCGGAGCAGCTCGCCAAGGGCCCGCTGACCGGTCTGCGCATCGAGGTGCTGCACGGCAGGATGCACCCCGACGAGAAGGACGACGTCATGCGCCGCTTCGCCGCCGGCCGGGCCGACGTGCTGGTGGCCACCACGGTCATCGAGGTCGGGGTCAACGTCCCCAACGCCACCGCGATGGTGATCATGGACGCCGACCGGTTCGGCGTCTCCCAGCTCCACCAGCTCCGCGGCCGGGTCGGCCGGGGCTCCGCCCCCGGACTCTGCCTGCTGGTCAGCGAGGCCCACGAGGCCGCCCCCGCCCGCGCCCGGCTCGCCGCCGTCGCCGCCACCCTCGACGGCTTCGAGCTGTCCCGGATCGACCTGGAGGAGCGCCGCGAGGGCGACGTCCTCGGTCAGGCCCAGTCCGGTGTCCGCTCCTCGCTGCGGGTCCTCAGCGTCATCGACGACGAGGAGGTCATCGCCGCCGCCCGCGCGGAGGCCGTCGAGGTCGTCGCCGCCGACCCGGAGCTGGAACACCTGCCCGAGCTGCGCCTCGTACTCGACGCGCTGCTCGACAAGGACCGCGAGGAGTACCTCGACAAGGGGTGA
- a CDS encoding DAK2 domain-containing protein: MPQTADDLDAVAVRTWCSLALDALGREREAIDAINVYPVADGDTGTNLYLTAESAAAAVEAVFAAHETGTSVPSTADAVRAMAHGALIGARGNSGTILAQLLRGMAGVLAGEPGERAGADRLRLALTRAAASAREAVAHPVEGTVLTVATVAAEAAGRTAADAGTGAVARAAYEGARTALEATPGQLAVLGRAGVVDAGGRGLVAVLGALVEAVSGRAPERIHQAPAAPAPLAAAIGDCPAPEDPQDGPAFEVIYLLEAGNDAVERLRARLDALGDSLVVVGGDGLWNVHVHVDDAGAAVEAGVEAGRPYRIRITHFAADRMRARPEPAQRAVVVVVPGDGLGGLCAEAGATTVLARPGEPPASGELVDAIRRAHAREVVLLPNDADLRHTAAAAAEQARAEGIRVALIPTRAAVQGIAALAVHEADRSFDEDVVAMTAAAGATRYAELAVAERQSWTMAGICQAGDILGLIDGDVAVIGQDVPETARRVLDRMLAAGGELVTLVLGEDIPDALAGTLEEHVREGYLAVDTVVYRGGHQCAPLLIGVE; this comes from the coding sequence GTGCCGCAGACCGCCGACGACCTGGACGCCGTCGCGGTGCGTACCTGGTGCTCACTGGCGCTGGACGCACTCGGCCGGGAGCGCGAGGCGATCGACGCGATCAACGTTTATCCCGTCGCCGACGGGGACACCGGCACCAACCTCTACCTGACCGCGGAATCCGCGGCGGCGGCCGTCGAGGCGGTGTTCGCCGCCCATGAGACCGGCACCTCGGTCCCCTCCACCGCCGACGCGGTACGGGCCATGGCGCACGGGGCGCTGATCGGCGCCCGGGGCAACTCCGGCACGATCCTGGCGCAGTTGCTGCGCGGCATGGCCGGGGTGCTGGCCGGGGAACCCGGCGAGCGGGCCGGCGCGGACCGGCTGCGCCTCGCGCTGACGCGGGCCGCGGCCTCGGCGCGCGAAGCCGTCGCACACCCCGTCGAGGGCACGGTCCTGACCGTGGCCACCGTCGCCGCCGAAGCCGCAGGGCGCACGGCAGCCGATGCCGGAACGGGCGCGGTGGCGCGAGCGGCGTACGAAGGGGCGCGCACCGCCCTGGAAGCGACCCCCGGACAGCTCGCCGTGCTCGGCCGGGCAGGGGTCGTGGACGCCGGCGGACGGGGACTGGTCGCGGTCCTGGGTGCGCTGGTCGAGGCCGTCTCGGGCCGGGCCCCCGAGCGGATCCACCAGGCACCGGCCGCACCCGCCCCGCTCGCCGCCGCGATCGGGGACTGCCCCGCGCCCGAGGACCCGCAGGACGGGCCCGCCTTCGAGGTCATCTACCTGCTGGAGGCCGGGAACGACGCCGTGGAGCGGCTGCGCGCCCGGCTCGACGCGCTCGGCGACTCCCTGGTCGTGGTGGGCGGCGACGGGCTCTGGAACGTCCATGTGCACGTCGACGACGCCGGTGCGGCGGTCGAGGCCGGGGTCGAGGCCGGACGGCCGTACCGCATCCGGATCACCCACTTCGCCGCGGACCGGATGCGCGCCCGCCCCGAACCCGCCCAGCGCGCCGTCGTCGTGGTCGTCCCGGGTGACGGACTCGGCGGCCTGTGCGCGGAGGCCGGGGCCACGACGGTCCTCGCCCGCCCCGGGGAGCCGCCCGCCAGCGGCGAACTGGTCGACGCGATCCGCCGCGCCCACGCCCGCGAGGTGGTGCTCCTGCCCAACGACGCGGACCTGCGCCACACCGCGGCGGCCGCCGCCGAGCAGGCCCGCGCCGAGGGCATCCGGGTCGCCCTCATCCCGACCAGGGCCGCGGTCCAGGGCATCGCGGCGCTGGCCGTCCACGAGGCGGACCGCAGCTTCGACGAGGACGTGGTCGCCATGACCGCGGCGGCCGGCGCCACCCGCTACGCCGAACTGGCCGTCGCCGAGCGGCAGTCCTGGACCATGGCCGGGATCTGCCAGGCCGGCGACATCCTGGGCCTCATCGACGGCGACGTCGCCGTCATCGGCCAGGACGTCCCGGAGACCGCCCGCCGCGTGCTGGACCGGATGCTGGCGGCCGGCGGCGAACTGGTCACCCTGGTCCTGGGCGAGGACATCCCCGACGCACTGGCCGGCACCCTGGAGGAACACGTCCGCGAGGGCTACCTGGCGGTGGACACGGTGGTCTACCGCGGCGGCCACCAGTGCGCCCCGCTGCTGATCGGCGTGGAGTAG
- the rpmB gene encoding 50S ribosomal protein L28, with amino-acid sequence MAANCDVCGKGPSFGNSISHSHRRTSRRWNPNIQRVRAVVGRTPKRLNVCTSCIKAGKVAR; translated from the coding sequence GTGGCTGCCAACTGCGACGTTTGCGGCAAGGGGCCGAGCTTCGGCAACAGCATTTCGCACTCGCACCGCCGTACGTCCCGTCGCTGGAATCCCAACATCCAGCGCGTGCGTGCCGTGGTCGGGCGGACGCCGAAGCGGCTCAACGTCTGCACCTCGTGCATCAAGGCCGGCAAGGTCGCGCGCTGA